The following nucleotide sequence is from Actinomycetota bacterium.
CCTATCTCCGCGTGCTCGCGCAGGGTCCCGTAGCAAAAGCCGTAGCGGGGGTCTTCGTCGCTCGGGAGCCGGCTGACGATCCGGCACCCGTTCAGCGACCAGAAGCCCATGTGACTGGCTATCACCACGACGTTCGAACCCAGTTCGGCGGTCGGCTTCTCCGGGAAGACGTCCGCCCACCCCAAACGGACGCCGGCGAATGAGTCCAGTGCCTGCTTTGCAGTCTCCAGGTCGGACTCGCCGGTCCCGATCCGGACCCGGTGGACGTCCACGTTGTAGCCCTCGGGGTTCATCCTGCACAGTCCCAACGGCTCATAGGACAGGGGGGCCGACGCCAGACCGGACAAAAACTCGCGAATGGTCGCCTCGTCGGGTTTGGAAGACAGGAACACGCGACTCATCCTCCGGACGAGGTCTGGGCCTGCAGGCGCGCGGCGACCTGTTCGGCCAGCTCAACCGTGCGCTCCCACGGCTCGGACTCCCACGCCTGCCGCCGGGCAGCCAGAACCGCCTCACCATGCTTCGAAATCAAGACCTCGTGGGCACCGGAGATCCACACCCGGTCGGTGGGATCCAGATACCGGATCTCGGCAGGGTCGGCCGCGCTCAGAAGAGGCGCTGCGTCCAGATCTCCCGCGTACCCGCCCACAGCTCCCGCAGCAACCACCGCGAGTTGTTCGAGCGGCGCAGCGCCGCGGGCGGCATCGATCGCCTGAGCGATCCACCGGCCGGCGTCCTCGAAGTCCGCGGCCCGGGTGGCCAGCATCGCCAGGTTGAAGCTCGCTGCCGCGACTCCGTCGTTCCGCCCCTCCTGACGTGAGACGGCAGCCATGCGCACCCCCGCCTCCCTCGCGCGGGGAAGATCGCCGAGCTCCAAGGCCGCGGCACTGATCGTGCTCAGGGCCGGAGCGGCGCCCCTCACGTCGCCCAGGGCATCCGCGGCAGCCAGTCGCTTCTCGGCTATCTCGATCGCTCTCTGCGGCTCGCCACGGTGAAACGCGATAGTCCCCCGCAGGCTGAGGGCCGCAGCGCGGAGGTCCAGGGCCGCGGCTTCGTCGGACAGCCTCTCGCACTCCACAAGTGACTCCTCGGCCTCCGCCAGCCGTCCCCGCCGGGCAAACATGCCGGCTTGGTGCAGCAGCGCCTGCGCCTCGTGCAGCGTGTAGCCCCGTTCGTTCGCCTCGCGCCGGATCTCGCTGAACAACTCCATCGCCTCGTCGCCCTTCCCAGTGGTGTCAAGCGTGATCGCGCGACGCGAGCGCACGGCCAGCAACAGTCCCGGCGCGCCGTCAGAGACAAGAAGCTCAGCCTCGTCGAGAAGACCGATGTCTTCCGCTGCCGGCGCGTAGGGAGAAGCAATGCACATCAGCGCGATCGCCCGCCATCTGGGCGGAAGTTCAGATACGGCCAGAGCTGCCCGGGCCCCCTCCGCGGCCTCCTCGGCGCGTCCGGAGATGAGGTGCAGGTGTGCCGCGGCAGCGCCGAGAGCGGCGCGGCGCTCGGGAGACGGACCTGCATCGAGACACTGCGCGATCAAGGCCTGGCCCTGATCCCGGCTCCCGTTCTCGAACCAGGGCATGCAGAGCAGGACGAGATCCGTGGCCGCGGCGGGCTCTGTGGGTGCTCGTGCCGAAACAACGTCTGCCACGTCCGGAAAGACCGGCCTCGCCTCGGCCTGAACGTGCAGCTCTGGCGCGTCGGCACTGTGGCCGAACTGGTGCGTCAGGGTGGCCATACGGCGCGAGTCGACGAGATCCCGGTCGCGGTCGTCAAGCTCGCGGGCCATGAAGGCGCGGATCGTGTCCAGCAGTCTCACGCGGCCTTCTTCCACAACGATCAGGGACCGATCTCGCAGCCGAAGCAACGCGGCCATGGAACCGCCGGCCACCTCCGCCGCAGTCTCCAGCCGCCAGCGACCCAGCAAGCGTGTCATTCGAGCCAGCAGTTCCCGGTCCTCCGGCTTCAACAACTCGACGGTCCACTCCACGGCGGCCTCCAGCGTCCGGTGACGAGGCAGCGCGGTCCGGTAGCCGGTCGTGAGCAGAGCGAACCGGTCACGCAGTCCGGACACGACCTCCTCGGCCCCCATCTCCGCGACGCGAGCCCCCGCGAGCTCCAGAGCCAATGGGATTCCGTCCAGGCGCCTTGATATCTCCACCAAGGCAGCTCCGTCGCGCTGGACGTCGATTTCCGTTCCGCGAGCCTCGGCCCGGTCGACCAGCAACCGAACGGCTGGTGAGTCCAAGGGATCGCCGTCGGCCGCCGGTTCGACGGGCAATGGCGCAACCGAGACCACTCGCTCGACGGGCAGACGGATCGCCTCAAGCGAGGTGGCGAGGACCGTGGTGTGCGGTATGCGCGCGACAATCAGGTCGATCAGAGAGGCGACCGCGTCCAGGACCCGTTCGCAGCTGTCGAGGACGAGCATCGCGGGACGATGGGCGAGTGCCGCCAGGATGGCGTCCTCGGGTCCGTGTCCGGCCAGCGGACGGGCGCCGATCGCCGAGGCAACGGCCCCCAGCAGGTGGTCCGGTCCGGCAAGCGACGACAGTTCGGCGAAGTGCACCGTGCCGCCATATGTCGGCGCCGCCAGAGCAGCGGCCTCCAGCGCGAGCCGCGTCTTGCCGACGCCGCTTGGTCCGACGAGCGTCACGACCGACCCCTGCCGCAGCATCGGCACTACACGGTCGAGTTCGGACTCCCGTCCCAGCAGCGCCGTCGCCGGCAGGGGCAGACCGTAGTGCTGCCGGGCCGCCCTCAGGGGAGGAAATCCGTCCGGAAGCCCAGGCCCGGACAGCTGGAACAGGTCCACCGGCCCGTCGAAGTCGCGCAGGCGGTGGGGGCCGAGCGGACGCAGCCGGCACCCGTCCGGAGCCTCCGCGGCCGCTGCTTCGGTGATCAGCACCTGGCCCCCGTGTGCCAGAGCGGCGACGCGCGCGGCGCGATGGACTGCGAGTCCGGTGAAGTCGCCGTCCGGACGCCGCTGTGCCGGGCCGAGATGAAGACCCATGCGCACGAGCACCTGTGTGCCGTCCGGCCACTGTTCGGCTGCCAGCGCCCGTTGGCCGGCAGCGGCGAACCTCAGCGCCTCGGGGGGGTCGGAGAATGCCAGAAAGAAGGAGTCCCCCTCGGTGTGGATCTCCTCGCCCCCCGACTCGGAGACGCACCTGCGGATGACATCGCGGTGCTGCTCGAGCACCCGGTCGAAAGCTTCTTCGCCGAGGGCACGCAGCAGTCGCGTGGACCCCTGGATGTCCGTGAAGCAGAAGGTGAGCGCCTCCGCCATGGTCCCGAGTCTGCCACGGCCCCGTCAGGAACCGGTCACTCGAACGCGTCCGCGGCAGGAACCGCTGTCGCCACGGCGAACGTAGCCGCGCACTGCCTGTCACCCGAGGGAGATCCGCTACTGGGGAGGTTGGAAATGAAGCGTCTTGCCCTGCTGCCTGCTGTCGCACTTGCCTTGCTGGCGATCGCATCGCCCGCCAGCGCCGTCCGGGTCAACGACCCGACACCCACCGGCGCCTTCAGCGACTCCGGCAACGCGGGGTACGTGGAGGTCGACGAAAACGGCGCCCTGCGCGTCTGCAACGAGAACCCGAACACCCCAGCCGGAGACAGCGGCACCGGCTACGGGTGGGTCAACCCCAACGGCGAGGGGACCAGGCCGACGTACGGAAACAGCACCATCGGCGCGGGCGACTCAGACGGATCCGACGACGGCGACCCGGCCAACGGCAACGAGGCGAACGACTGCCCGTAAGGGCGTGACGTTGCAGGCGGGGGGCCCCACCGGCCCCCGCGCTCATATTCGGGACGGGGGGGCACCTTGAAGGCAGTCCGGGTCGCATTTCTGGTGATCATGCTGGCGTCACCTCCCAGCGCAGCGGTGGCGGCCCCAGGCGGACTGTCGCTGGGCGAGCCTCCATCCCTTAGCGGGACCGTCGTCAGCGAGGACTTCCGCCTCCGTCCCGGTGAGACCGTCCGCGCGAAGGGCCGGCTGCGCATCGTCGTGCAGAACACGGCCGATATCCAGGGTGCGCTCGTGGGCGACGCGGGACATCCGATTGAGATCGTCGCCCGCGGCCCCCTGGTCGTTCTCGGGCGGATCACGGGCGGAACCGGTGCTCCCGGCTCCCGTGGGGGCGACGTCGTCCTGAAGTCGCTCACTGGCGAAGTCCGGATCGAACCGGGCGACGTCGTGGCCTCGGGGGCCGGAGGAGACGCCACGAAGAAGTCGGCCGTGTCATCGGTGGCTGCAGCCGGCGGCGGCGACGGCGGCGACGTCACGATCGCCGGCTCGCCGGCCGTGGTTCGGGGAACGATCCGGCTTGGCGACGGGGGCCGCGGCGGCGACGCGAACTCCCTGCAGGCGCGCGCCGGTGACGGAGGAGACTCCGGGAATTTCGTTTACAAAGGGGACGTCGCCGCGATCCGGGACAGAATCGACGGGGGCCGCGGAGGCGCCGGGGGCTCAGGACGCGCCGCAGCATCGAACCCTGCACAGAGCCCGGCAACGTCCGACACCTGCACCGCTTCCCCGGCGGTGAGCTCGGCACGGTCCGGAAACCCGGCTCCCCCCGCAAAGCAGCCCGCGGACGGATCCGCAGGCACGTCGTCTGCCGCATCTGGGGGGAACGGAGCGGCCGGGGCGGCGGGCCGCAATGGACCCGGTGGCGCGTCCGGGAACTTCACTCCCCTGGGCGCCGGCAACGGAGCCAACGGCGGCGACGCCTGCCCGGGCGGCACCGGTGGCGACGGAGGCCGCGCTCAGGCGATCGGCGGCGCCGGAGGAGACTCGGCATTCGGAACCGGCGGCGCAGGTGGTGACGCCACCGCTGTCGGAGGCACGGGCGGAAGCGGAGGCCGTGGCGGCGCAGGGGGCGCCGGCGGTCGCGGGGGCACGGCCGTCCTGGCTTTGGGCGGCAACGGAGGCAACGGAGGAAACGGG
It contains:
- a CDS encoding DUF1990 family protein translates to MFLSSKPDEATIREFLSGLASAPLSYEPLGLCRMNPEGYNVDVHRVRIGTGESDLETAKQALDSFAGVRLGWADVFPEKPTAELGSNVVVIASHMGFWSLNGCRIVSRLPSDEDPRYGFCYGTLREHAEIG
- a CDS encoding adenylate/guanylate cyclase domain-containing protein, yielding MAEALTFCFTDIQGSTRLLRALGEEAFDRVLEQHRDVIRRCVSESGGEEIHTEGDSFFLAFSDPPEALRFAAAGQRALAAEQWPDGTQVLVRMGLHLGPAQRRPDGDFTGLAVHRAARVAALAHGGQVLITEAAAAEAPDGCRLRPLGPHRLRDFDGPVDLFQLSGPGLPDGFPPLRAARQHYGLPLPATALLGRESELDRVVPMLRQGSVVTLVGPSGVGKTRLALEAAALAAPTYGGTVHFAELSSLAGPDHLLGAVASAIGARPLAGHGPEDAILAALAHRPAMLVLDSCERVLDAVASLIDLIVARIPHTTVLATSLEAIRLPVERVVSVAPLPVEPAADGDPLDSPAVRLLVDRAEARGTEIDVQRDGAALVEISRRLDGIPLALELAGARVAEMGAEEVVSGLRDRFALLTTGYRTALPRHRTLEAAVEWTVELLKPEDRELLARMTRLLGRWRLETAAEVAGGSMAALLRLRDRSLIVVEEGRVRLLDTIRAFMARELDDRDRDLVDSRRMATLTHQFGHSADAPELHVQAEARPVFPDVADVVSARAPTEPAAATDLVLLCMPWFENGSRDQGQALIAQCLDAGPSPERRAALGAAAAHLHLISGRAEEAAEGARAALAVSELPPRWRAIALMCIASPYAPAAEDIGLLDEAELLVSDGAPGLLLAVRSRRAITLDTTGKGDEAMELFSEIRREANERGYTLHEAQALLHQAGMFARRGRLAEAEESLVECERLSDEAAALDLRAAALSLRGTIAFHRGEPQRAIEIAEKRLAAADALGDVRGAAPALSTISAAALELGDLPRAREAGVRMAAVSRQEGRNDGVAAASFNLAMLATRAADFEDAGRWIAQAIDAARGAAPLEQLAVVAAGAVGGYAGDLDAAPLLSAADPAEIRYLDPTDRVWISGAHEVLISKHGEAVLAARRQAWESEPWERTVELAEQVAARLQAQTSSGG